The genomic DNA tcaatcgccacgcgtcatcaatattttgaaatttacgacagcgtggcaattttaactgttagaattcccatgagtttttcgtatgtgtgtcggttacagaaacttgtgtgacagaaacctataaatttttcagtaaaaaaatgaaatggcattttaagagtatggactatcttgagtttccaatgaaatgattccttgattgttgtgtgtttgccagagttgttggaaaatatcccgactgtttgttttcgtttagtGCTTTTGTGGCTACAGGTCACGCATGACTGACAccgaatacatttaaatttttgacGCATGCTCAATGCGAAATGTGGAggctgcgagcagagtctactttcctcttcccgaattatctaggaagatcgaaagagactctgctcgctgGGTAGATCGAAGTGCGCACAAACTGAGATCACTTGAAACTTGACCAAAACTCAGTTTTGCAAGGAAGTGACAAAAAAGCAATCTATTGCTTTGTCCATCTGCAAAAAGTAATACCCCCTTTTGATATCATGCGAACTCAAACTAGACTACTTTACCGAACATACAAGCGGAATTCATAGAAGTTTCGCTGAGATTTCTGCGGAAAAAGTGGGATTCATCTCGGGACGAAAGTCCTCCCTGGTTGAGTTTCGTCTTGTTTTCTGGTCAGTTCGTGGCAACTTATCCCACGGCATTCCTTGTGTTGACCGTCCCTCCCTGACTATCCAGTCACCTCAAACAAAATGTAACCCCAACCCTCTCCCCCGAGTTGAGTTTGACATGAGCACGTTCTCTCTGAATATTCAAATTTCCCGCTGCTGTGATAATTAGCGGTGACTTTGAATTTTCCTCGTGAATTAATGAATCTTTATTTAGGTGAAAACTTATTTTTTAAGGCAATATTTGCAACGCCAAACAAAAGCTATCgtctttgaatttgatcagcTTTTCTTGATacggacttaactgattagaatgtaatgtgaagtgctaattgATACGGACAGCCTCTACTGTAAATGCATGTGATGGCTGGTGGATTAAGAACTTTCGCTGATCAACAGCATCCGATGACAAAAAGTACTACAACAAAGATGGTTGAATAAAATTGACGTTCTTTCTACTAATTACGAGGGATGTTTGCTGCAGCCGACGTAGTTATTTCGCTTTAGTATATaatgttattttttaaaatccCTTTTCTTGTCACTAGACCGCAATTCTCTCAGTAATTAAGCTCCGGAGCTGGGAGCCGTTGCTACCTACGTGCTACCATGGATTTTCGGCTTTTGCGCAGTCTCAGAAGGCTACCGCTAAGACGGTGCGTATTTCGGAAACAGCCGGACATCGTCATTCTCGAAGCCGACTTCAATCATCGTGAGCACAACTGTGACATGCGTACATTGGTGTTGGCTTTCGGCGCTTtgcgcaaaagtaccgaaaacgTTTTGGGCTCTACTCGAATGTCATTTGCGAAAGAgcctttcttctttttttaaaagggtGGTGCATAATTAGAAGTAAAACACAAATcccggtgataaacattgtgaagcaacgcatttttataaacttCACAACGTTTATCACCGCAAATttgtgttttatcaggataatTAAGCTTGGATGGCCGAAGAACAACAGTTTATATGAGGTGGTGCATAGCTTGTTTACACAGGCAGTTGTTCGTGTTTTCGAGTCCAGCAAATATGGTCGCCACATTGTCCATCATTTTCGTCTGAAGATATTTCACTGATCCGTTCAGAACAGCAATCAGATTTATCCGGGCGGCATATTTTAcgcttgaaaacaaaataccGAATGCAACAAGGCAATCTATAGTAAAGAAACTTGCGGTAAAGTTATTTTCACAGATGAAATCAAGTGAATACGACAGCGAAAAGCTTTGCAGTGATAAACTTAAAGGTTGCAGTGACCAGTTAAGGAAATCACTCTGTACGAATACGATTACCTGGTGAGGTCAAACGTGAGGTTTCTTTTTATAATAACTAAAGGCACCGACAACTCATCCCTTTCAAATTTACGTGTTAAGCGCGCAGCTAGGGAAGGCGGCGTTTTAGTTTCTTCGACCGCCGCCACAATAGCGGCTCGCGtggtaaaagaaaaatgacttaaTGTTAAATTTGTTGTCGGAAATCTAACTGCTAACGAGAGAGGCTTTTGGTTTGCTAGACGGCCCTCTTTGTTGTTCGGTAATTTTGAGTGTATGAATATATAAAGGTCTGCGTTCGTGCGTTGTTCAATCAGTTTGCTTAAAGCAGTGACAGTGTCAAGGTTTTCAGTTGACCAAAATGGATTGCAGTCAATATACCGGTGAATCGATGGTTTCTCTTGTGGAGTGCCTTGTGCGTTCTGCGCATGCGAAAAAGTCTCGTGGTCGTGACGCAGTCTCTAGAAAGCAGTTTACTGACTTTTCCATCCGAAGTATCCTGGGCCTAGCAAATGATGTCACAGCAGACGCTTTCTCAAGTTCTGGTGAGtttcaattattttgttatgTAACTCTTCTCTGTAGCTCGTTTGTTTATTGAGAAACCAGATTGAGCAGACATCTGTAAATAAGCTGACCACTAAAGAGATGATCTCCGTTATATTGCACTGAGATTCCCTTTCTTGATAGCAGAAAAAAGGCGCTGAAGTGTAAGGAACCTCGGATATAACCCCGTCTTTAAAGTGCCTAAGGCCCCAAAAATTTGAATGAGATTCTCTGCACGAATTCCAGTCCTACAATGCAGTGCTGCTACATTACTCTTTGCATTTCATAAACTCGCAAATAGCTCTGCCATTTCCAGAATAACCTTATTGAAATTAGATTAGTTGGAATTGATCCTCGTAAACGGTGTTTTGCCATTTAATATTGACTGAAGGTTTAGGAATTTGTGAGATTTTGCATTACGACGACATGTGCTGAAAATCGTTCACTTGTTCGCACTGACTTTCTCGCACTTGAATCTGGCAACCTGAATATGATCGGCAAATTTGATAGTTTGTGTTTGTTGTAATTGGCTCAAGTAAACCATGATTCTAGTTCATcaatactcaattgaaaactcaACTAAGAATCAGTTTTAACCTTCGCTTCTTTTTCTCACAGGATGCCACAGCACCACCAGCTTACCACTGTCGCCTTACTCCGACTGCTCAAGTCCTCCTACTAGCCACAGAACAACCAGTCCAGAGTTAACTCCTCACCCCGACATCTCGAGCTCCGGAAGCGTTTGTGACAGCGAAACCTATCGAATGCCGAATGACACCGAGCAGGCACCGAGGAAGAAACGACAGCGCACGACCTTCTCACGCGGTGAGGTGATGCAGCTGGAACAAGTGTTTAGTCAGCGACAATACTTGACGCTGAGCGATGAAAAGATGCTGGCGAAGAGAATCGGGATCACGGACAAAAACGTGATGGTGAGTTCTTTACGACTCTTTACGACTCTTCTTTTTGAGAAAGAGTCAATTGGGTTTTaattgaaaaagagaaaaatacttATTTGATGATACAACGGGTTTGGATTCGATGTATAGTAATTCTCGGAAACGTAAACAATTCAACATGACGAAAGTCTCTACTAAGTAAATACAACccacaaacagcggttacagaCATTATAAAATGCATATTATATAGCTTGACGTTTCGAATGCTACAACATTCATCTTCAGAGGCAATATTCCGTTAGGAAATACGAAACtatatttaaggacgttcgcgcgaaaatttttcaacattgatttttttctgaaactttaaccactgtaagataatgagttagttatgtcagaaatgtaaaaaaaatggggggtcaccgacttcgttttggagagaacatacccggaaaaacacccaaaatgtgacaaaatcgggcttcgttagcgaataaggccagtgtctgtaaacccaaatatattgcaattaaatctttgaagtgaaatcttctctgccaaatattgtttaagtggacttattaagtgaatttagtcaactggtgaggttccttaaagatcaagtttgcatttagcgaccacagtttcacgagccttgcagccgcaagatggctggatttgatgtcccgtgagcagaaatcttgaaaattttttaacttcccacattgattttttgttcatttttggacaacgtggagataattgtaaatcaaatccgttgctggaaagaaaaataggggtcaccgaacgtccaagagcgttaaatccaggcaaagctatagcaatggccttttgccctatcatttctcattttattacttagcgcgcgcgctcgtgtatgacgaggcgtgtgcatttgcgtgcgcagtaaggatgcgcagaaacaattggcgcgaacgtccttaaatctaGACTTGTGTGTTGTTTTTGATCAAACTTAAATGACGAAAGGACAAGAATAAGTAACTGATACAAGTACTTTAATCCCCTCAATTGATTTTTGGATTTATTTCAAATACCGTTTTCTAATCATTTGGTATTACCAAGGTGCTTATACAGATCTCTAACATTCCACTtacaacaatttttttattctatTTTTCAGTTATGGTTTCAGAACCGCAGGGCAAAGTCAAGAAAATTAACAAGAGAGGTGTCGCGCGTTTACCAGACAACCCCGCCAAACCGGTTTGACCCGCTTCCCACTCGTAGCAGACTCGCCCTTCCAAGGAGACCGCAGTTTGTAGCCGACCAGTCCGGTTCAGACCATTGGAAACACGCAACCTGCGTCTCATACCGTTATGGACCTGTGACACAGCGAAAAGACCAGCAGTACAGCAGACTTTCCACACCTGTCAGACATCAACCATCAGTCCAGTTAAACCAGTTTAGCCGTGACGTACCCTGCCCATTCGCCATGTCTAACTCGGGTCAGTCCAAGGTCACACATGCTCAGCTCGCAAGATTAACGCGAAGAAGCAGCCGAAGCTCGCGTGGTTTCCATCCGTATTGAATGACTAATTGCACACGAAGTGCATATAAGATTAAAAGTTTGTCAAAATAATGTAACTAGTAAAATAGataagaaaatatttatttttgcagCTGTACTCAACTTTAAGGTTTTTGAGGAATCGCTTtggaaaaacagaagaaataaaTAGAATTATAACAGTTGGTAGTTTTGTAAATAAAAGTAATTCATAAGTGAAAGTTTGGTGGTTTTGTTCATTGATGTGCAAAAGTTCGAAAATTGTCCTTGTAGGTATAATTCCCAAGGGTCAAATGAACAAGAAATAGCAAAACTTTTACTTGACACTATAGtatgtattttaatattttttaaaattcaagttaTTGTTTTACTATCTCAGTTATATATTTCCAGATGGCACTCGGAAGTTTTTAGCTGATAATGACGTGAAGTTACGTCAAAACGTCGTCAAAACTTTCAAATAGttattttaaaggggctaggtcacgctattttaggtaattctgtttaattttgttaattatgagctctaaacgtcaaattggcagagcaagagtctttcatttgcaaaatcacggccacagaacaactgagaatgattttccagctgtgtaaatgacactttgatatagactgatataaatttgaaaaaaaggtgggccgacgtttttcaaatttacccaaattcaatccatttcaatcctctccagatTTTGTCcattcttctatagttttgaacagttattttgatattttagttaattctatgaccattcgatcagtgctgaaattgcctaaaattgcgtgaccaaGTCCCTTTAAGTTTTACACTTTCATGTACGTTAACAACGTTCTAGCGTTGAACTTTGCGGTCCGAGAGGTTTACTTGAAGAAACGTGAGAGAGACACATCAGTGATATTTATTtcttataaatataaatatttgcctgaaataacaccgaaaacaatttcccatgggaacgagaaatattaaatttcaacgttcagagaaattgtgcaaacacaggtaaattgttcatcatcagtttcatttcaccagtactttcaagtgtttgttacGAAGTTCAACAAttgtttttgacgtttggtgTTGCTATAAATGATCTTTTTTCAGAAGATAATTAAAACAGTCGTTCATAAGTTTGCAATACGATGTATATAATCTTGGTACTAGGTTTTTGTTCACTTGTTACTCGAACTTCTGGTGGATCCCGTcttaataccacccaactcagtcccttcgtaccacgggcaacccagtgtacgctcatggagcgtctagtttcttATATTTTTGGTTGAGGAGACAGATAAGGGGATCCTtagtaaaatatttttaaacatcGGTGTGCATCAACTTGGTTGCATATGTGACACCCAAAACTAGTTGAATCTGATCTGAAGGACACACGTGGGACATGTCCCAAGATCGAAACTTTCATTTTAATACCTTTTTTTGATCATTTAGTTTTAGCAAGGTGCTTATACAGATCTCTAATATTCCACTTATACTAcatcaatttttaaattttttttcagtacGGGTGCGAAGTCCAGAAAATTAACGAGAAAGGTGTAGATCGATAAGAGGACTCTTAGAAAACGGCGTGCAGTGCATCAACTTGCTTGCATATGTGACACCCTACGCTAGTTCAATCTGAAGGGTACATTCGGGGCACGTCGTAAGATCAATACGTTCCTTCTCCCAACAAAAGCCATAGATTGCTTTGTAGGGTAGTCACGAatatttggtgttatatcaagatcactcCTAGtaagctgataattatcttcattctcaatacctgtctggaGTGACGTTTCATTGAAATTGCATTTTGTGAGCAGCATTTACAGACTGATCACTCCATGGAGTCAAAAGGTTATTTAATATCTAAGAACTCGCAATGGGCATCTAGACAAAAACTAAATATGCAATTGGTTCAAAATCACTGCATCGGAGGCAAAAACGTTGTTTAATGAAGAGCACGAGCGACAAAACGGGTACCTTATTTTGTCGAAAAACTGGGGAAAAACCCCTCTGTCTCAATTAACAACTTAACTTTATCAACCTGACTCTTCAGTCTTTGTTCCTATCCACGTTCGTTCTTTTTATTGTGATCAAATTGTGTAAGCCGGGAATCATAGTTTATTGTACACGTATCTCCACGTTTCAAATTCAGAATTGTTTTCAAATCGTTTCGAAACTTAAGAAGAAgatatatggaaagaactcaagtgaggccaccgctactgtgtgcatgtcatggatgaagaaccttcgccgATCTACAGCgtcaggaacttcttatgcaacacccaaggacagagaaaaatccccgacccgggtgggaatcgaacccacggcCTCCAGATTAGAttaccgttgctctaccgactgagctacaaggctaGACGGGTGCAGGCTGTGGGAGTTTGACGACaaatcggctcggcccaagccaagtactaagtgcaagtgcgtgttgtcctaagtagcgtTTGTATGTATATGGAAACGGAACTCAATCGCTACtctgtgcatgtgatggatgaagaagaaGATTCGAGACCGACACATCGTAACAAGCCTTGCAAATAGAAAAGTTTCGGGATATTTTTCTAACTATGGCTGTAATTACACTAAACAAGAACGATCATCGCAGTTGTGAGTCACTCACTTACTGTGATTTTCATAATCCTTcggaattcatcttcaagcgccaactgccaaactgcgttttggcttacattttagggactttaagatctgcgacgcgacggtaacgaaaacgtcatttaaaattgcaagttcaggtttattaatctttttcgtcgttatgtcggcttgtctaacttctaaaaactagtgtaactccccaggaactgaattaggaggtgcagtattgaatctacgacagaaaattcaaattcgctgcctttttttcacgttctccgtaaaacttgagaattggtcatttcacgtggtagatttgccgaaaacgtgaaagaaatgtacaaaaatgaaaaatgcacgtgcacagcgtgcaaagctattgtttttgctcattaaatatgcaaaatttgtgacgttttcgttgccgtcgcgtcatagatcttaaactccctaatcaaacttccgacgccAACCATAGATGACGAAATCATGCGTGACATAacccaccaatcagcatcttttgTTCCCACCGTACGTTTGTATATTCAAACTCGAAGCAGATGAAAAGCTatggaatctgtacgaatcttttttactgaagaattcTTACAAACATAATATCATAATGGTCTTTGAGCtgtgaactaaaaaaaaactccaattcactttccggagTCTCTCGTCCCGactatgttcggaaatttgattgaagGAAGCCAAATCTGACGttatattaaggacggtgcctattattgttattgcgcatacgttttgcgcatcttgagatactcggatttcctatcggtgatgcttactaatacaggggaTTATCGATTTCGGAATTTTGTAAGACTTTGGGATAATTATTAAATGGAACCTccaataaaacaacaaaataattttcaaccacagaacataatgtttacaattaaaattgttcaaactttttcaaatggctttcaaatttcacggtcgccgccatcttgaataattgtgacgtttcGTGGTTGCCCcgttgttctgacacaaagagcgattgttctggaacaatagggcgaCCACGACACATcactattcaagatggcggcgcccggaaaattatgttctgtggtctaagttattttgttgttttagtggaggttccttttAATCTAAAAGACCTTGTTTTTTTATGAATGAACTGACACAAAAAGattcaaaaaataattattattatttcaaagttGAAAGACATTTTATtacatttctttattttatcGTAATATATGATTTTAGGGTTTTCGGTTGCGAAGCGAATTAAAAGCTAGGTATTACAAGTAGGCTCTGAaattagctttaaaatacaaatacacTATTTTGAACAATCTGGTCTTTCACGATAAACTAGTTATAATAcaaaatgttgcaaaattatGAAACTATGGAAGCGAATTGTTACATTGAACACGGCCGTGCCGCCTTTTTCTCGCTGTCTGGGTCTTCTCTCCATATCTAAGCTGATCAGGGTGAAACATGGGTAATCCGAAAGACTGGATTCTTAGCGGACTTGTCTGGCCTGGACTGTAGTTTCCAGTGTCCATTTGCAGCTTGGCGTGACGCTTATCATTTGGGTACGTTAGTGCTCGTCTAAACTGGTCTGAATTGATGTTGGGGCAGTGGAGGCCTTCCAGGACTGGTGCATGGAGTCGAGGCTTATCTTTCGGGTCTGTTTCCGCTACGCTCCAGACTCGTTCAATTCTGATGAATGCTACCTCACTCGCACTTGGGTACGGGTGACACTGGACAGGTCCCGCGGGACACTGCAAACGGCTTGACAAGCTGGTCTGTGAGACACCTGGCTTAtcccttttctctctttctcttttttctttgacCCGGCGATTTTTGAACCAAAACTAAAAAGAATATATatagataaaaaaaattggtataCACGCCTTTGCTTCAATTTGCTAAATCACTGAAATCAATAATCTCACGTTCAGTTTACTTTACGGAACTGTTTCGGAAAACAGAAAAGCGAAAAAGTTTAGCTCTGCTTACATTGTACTAGGATACCATAGAACTCGCGCAGCTCGATTAGTCGAAGATTGCGTAAAATCCTTCCAGTTTATTTACCCCAGGCTAGCTTATTGTAGACTACCGGCTAAGACAACTGAGTTACTTATTATCAAAATGGATACCGTGCAACAACTAGTGGTTTTGAAAAAGGAATTGGCTGACCAGGTATAAACCTCAAGCTAAGTAAAGTTACACTTAGTCTCGGGAAAAATTTAACGCTATTCACTgagtcttaaggacggtgcctactattgttcttgcgcatacgttctgcgcatctcgagatactcggatttcctatcggtgatgcttactaatagagggatatttttgcgcggtt from Montipora foliosa isolate CH-2021 chromosome 7, ASM3666993v2, whole genome shotgun sequence includes the following:
- the LOC138010021 gene encoding homeobox protein Hox-D11a-like, with product MDCSQYTGESMVSLVECLVRSAHAKKSRGRDAVSRKQFTDFSIRSILGLANDVTADAFSSSGCHSTTSLPLSPYSDCSSPPTSHRTTSPELTPHPDISSSGSVCDSETYRMPNDTEQAPRKKRQRTTFSRGEVMQLEQVFSQRQYLTLSDEKMLAKRIGITDKNVMLWFQNRRAKSRKLTREVSRVYQTTPPNRFDPLPTRSRLALPRRPQFVADQSGSDHWKHATCVSYRYGPVTQRKDQQYSRLSTPVRHQPSVQLNQFSRDVPCPFAMSNSGQSKVTHAQLARLTRRSSRSSRGFHPY